Proteins encoded together in one Bacteroides ovatus window:
- the rpsI gene encoding 30S ribosomal protein S9, whose translation MEVVNALGRRKRAIARIFVSEGTGKITINKRDLAEYFPSTILQYVVKQPLNKLGAAEKYDIKVNLCGGGFTGQSQALRLAIARALVKMNAEDKAALRAEGFMTRDPRSVERKKPGQPKARRRFQFSKR comes from the coding sequence ATGGAAGTAGTAAATGCATTAGGCAGACGTAAACGTGCTATTGCACGCATATTCGTAAGCGAAGGTACAGGAAAGATTACTATTAACAAGAGAGACCTTGCAGAGTACTTTCCATCAACTATTCTTCAGTATGTTGTAAAACAACCATTGAACAAGCTGGGTGCTGCTGAGAAGTATGACATCAAGGTGAATTTGTGTGGTGGTGGTTTCACTGGTCAGTCTCAGGCATTGCGTTTGGCAATCGCTCGTGCACTGGTTAAGATGAACGCTGAAGATAAAGCTGCTCTTCGTGCAGAAGGCTTCATGACTCGTGACCCTCGTTCTGTTGAACGTAAGAAACCGGGACAGCCGAAAGCTCGTAGAAGATTCCAGTTCAGCAAGCGTTAA